The stretch of DNA acttttgaatatcattataattatatttaggtTGGTTTCTTCAAACTCGATATACTTTGATTTGGTTTTATGGAGTGTCATCATTAACTTTACCACTTATTCAATTTGAATCTTTagttattaattgaaattattttatctcTAAATTCAATTAGGAGgaataaaacataatttgtatTAGATTGTAAAAGTTATGCTAAATTTTCCACCAAACTtgtttcaaaagtaaaataGTTAGACAcgatttatttcatttaaaatttatttttaatcaaatcaactttataaaattaagtttattcaaaatacatttatattaaAAGTTCACTAATACAAAAACTATAAGAGTCGTGTTAACAAGGAACTTCGtcttaaaaagagaaaatattgaACCCATAACAGTCTAATTCACaacttttaatgaaaaaaaaatatatattaaagcaACATGACTAAATATAACTCATTTTTAATCGATCATTATATCTCCTCCAAAGTAGATCTATTAGGTCAGAGAAACAAAGTCAACAACAAGATATGGGTTTAACGTCGAGGTGGACAGAGACAACGAGGAGGTATCAACATAAGAGAGGGAGACTTGATTTCTctgatattttttgttattacattattttctttcttgtataatttttattttatttatttatttatttatttgatttttaattttttgaataagatAGAGGTTGTTCAATGAGTGGATGGAAGAAATTCGGTATCTATgaaacatttattttgaaagataaaTATCATCGTTCTTTTTTCTTTACCTCACAAAAAACTCATGATAAAACTCACAAAGTATTATGTTATTTTGATAAGAGTTATGATATTTGAACACATAAATCAAACATGTTATATATATCGTATAAAACATATTGAGATTGTGTGTGGTCCAATTctaaagagagagaaaaaaatagaataagtaTGAATCGAGTGGCATAAAGTCCAAAGAATATTTCGAGTAAATAGACAAATGGTAAATGTCAATCAAATTAATTCCTGAATTTtacaaattaacaaatatatagttgaaattttaaaatattaatcaaaataatgcatattgaaatttttatcgTTAGAGAttataatatgaaatattagtTGAATATTTAACTCTTTCACATTAACCTCATGTTAAGACCAAcgtaaattaattttcaatgaAATTTAAATCGTTCATCAGGGTCGACTCAAGATATAAGGAGACCTAAAGCGAATTTTATTACAATGAactttagagtttaaaatagtatttttagtaaaattactaaataaaacttgaaaatatattttttagatactttagaacaaaaaattatttattaaatttatataatcttaattgattttataaaaatactgtcttttttttttaattaagtcaattaatttaacatttgtcacgacaatattaattttagataacattttattagttttagatttaaaaatattagaatacgAAACCTTCTTATTAAGTGGAAAACTTTTTGGAGAcctttttattaagtaaattttttttttcatgtaaaACTAAAAGCAATTGCTAATATTGATATCAAATATAGATAAGTCATTTACTCAATTACACTATCACGTTAAAATATTTAACGTTAAAAGTTtatctaataattatttttgttgatattttataagtattttaCATAATATTACAATAGTACTACCAACGAAATGCGCTATATTTATTTggttattacaattttttttttttttatcaaattaccTATAATTGGTTAGTTTTGTCTACTTTCTTCAAAGTTCCTGCAGCAGATTTTCGCCCTATATAGCGGCACTCATTTCTCACTTCAAAAATAAATGGCATATTCACTCAATACAATGGTTTTTCAGGGATCAAATTAGCATATAGCAGCACTCATACTATATCATTATTGCATAAAAAAATGGTAAGGTATTATAGCTGAACAAACAccatcaaataaatcacattatAATAGCAACTTCATTAAAtattggaataatataattagaacacaaaatttgattcaaaatattacatagatacattattttgatattttatgaaaaaataaaatattacctCTATTGTATATTATACAATTTGTATATCTGtcatattttatgataaatttaatattctataataacattaaaaaagaaaaatctttaTCTATTGTCCAACACCTTCATTTCCAAAATTTAACATCAAACCTATTCATTTAATAACCACCTATATAAGGTTAACTTGTCCTTTTATTGGTCACTTTAAGCTTTGGTGTCATGAGATAGCATTGATCTTTCCAGAATTAACACGTGAAAAATGGTTATCTAACAATATGAgtttataaatacaatattatttgagtttttaaatactagtgtgattttttttttaatagaaatcgTGGATATTAATtgaactcttttttattatataaccACTTTTGATACATATAAGTTATACTAGAGATGAATCTAAGAATAAAATAACGATATAACATTAACTATTAGTCTATCATCACTATGCAAACAATTAAAGCTACAAAAACTATATATCTCATGTTATATAAAGAAACTGAGGACTTCTTAATAACTATAAATTATATCTCTTTAGTGTTTTAATGTTTTGGAATTCttgtatgattttttattttttatattatcaaatatttgtGTATATATGAGCAAATTTCAACAATTTGTCTCTTAGATGttgaatatatttgattattcaCGAACAAAAGacaatacataatttttaatgagaacaaaaattgaaaatgttcacaATTAATAACAACATAATAAGTCAGTCGAACAACAACCCGCAATTGGATCGACACATAGATTCGTCCCTAAGTTcgtattgattaataaaattaatgtccAAGCCAATGCTTAACgacacaaaaaaaattaataaggtaaaaaaaattatattcaaaattttggTGAACATGGTATCTAACACCGAATCATTCAATAtcgtattatttttttatattaaattattttaaattaaattaaaattttgaattaacaTTTTCTTTAAGGTATACTCcaacaaacaaaaatttgtctaaaatttatttgtgattttaAGAAACTCCAAGTTTACGTAACTGCACTATGAGCGTGATTTGCCATTTTTGCAAACACGAGAGTAAAAGCTTACaaatcttatatattttttactttaaaatctaaattatcaAAATCTTAAATTTCATAGATCTATCGGGAGCCATTCATGATATGATTAATGCACCGAAATCAAGAACGGTGACATGAGTAATAAAATTCAAGTTTCATATTGATTAGAGATAATGtctaataaaaacatataaaacttGGACATTAATGACAACTTATAAAGCTTAAACATTAATTTCTTTCCTTAATGTCACTATTATCGTTATATTTTGATGTTAGTGACGTGGGAATTTTACAAGTGATGATGTTAGTAAGAAAGATTCTACTATCATTGCTGCAAGAAACTTTGTTCGGTTCTCCTTTTGttacctttatttttttttagaaattctcctttattacttttttaaacaaagatagtttttttctatttatttttctttagactAGATATGTTCATATTTAGATATGTCACATTGAGTCCTCTTACGTCTAAACACAATCTTCAAAAGTATACctactttatttattgtatGTATTTAGTTATAAATACGGATAATcaattaacaaatttttaatcTCAATCTCTAAAATTAGATCAAATAATGAATtgccaaaataaatatattaaatagcaTGAGATctaatacaactttaatatcattTACATtgttatctttaattttattataatattatgttaaatgaACTAACTCTTGAAACGAGGTACATAGTTATCCAAAAATTTAGGAACCTTagataaaatttcaacaattcaattcaacaacaacaaaaaaaaatataattaattaatgctGTCCAGCACCACTCTTAATTAAGAAGAAAAGAGATTCAAGTGGAAAGAATTTGATGGTTTCAAGAAGCATGAATATATTTCTAGATAGTTTACATCTTAGACATTATTGATAAGAATCTTATGCTCAATAGTCACGAAGAGGGTTGCGTTATCCTAGTTTGGAAGAAtcataataataagaatattttGTGCGTTGTTAGCTTCACTAATTAACTCAACCAAAGccaatttttataattcaaatatgCTTATCATGACGAATATTTTTGCACGATAATGCATCAAGAAAAAATTATAGTCCAGAGAGACCATAAATTGATagacatattaatatatatgtttaatttttaaaatactaaggGAACTATCAATCATTTAACTAACATGCATACATTTAAAGTaaactataaaaacaaaatttgccTCGTTAGCATCTTATTCACGAGAAGAAAACTTTATTGTGAATAAGTTATAATTGATGTGGACTTTTTTTATGGCACATAATTTTATTCCTTGAACCATATATACTCTCAAagattttggaaaagaaaagaaaaaaatgtactTTGCTTATATCCTCACTTCCACCAAGAATAATAATTCTTAATTTCctcttataaataattaattcgtAAATGAAGAAGTAAAAGAAGGATTCCCTCTAAACTATACCATACTTGTGGTGGTGACGCTTGTTTGCTTATTCAAAGGGAATCGCTTATTTTCATAAAGCTTATGATTAGATAATAAagaactttttttcttctttcatttgaTGCCCCTTTTTGTACACATTGTTTGGATTactaatatcattaaaaaaaaaactctttttttttctaaaaaaactttttttttattatatgagtTGTGAATAGTATTTATCGATTTCGTAGATAAAAACTGGTTTATAAATCTTTAATTTGGACCACATATCTCAACTACAAGACTTAAACATGAAAccttagttaaaaaatcaaatttggtTCAATTAATTTAAGGAGAGCACACACTCCACAagattaaactattttaaataaaaaattgtactGACATAAATGGTTATAGAAAATCATTGGCCTTTTAATAACTAAAGTTATAATCATTTCTGAGCAAAAATCAGTATAATTTAGTCAGAAACAATGCAGATGAATAGAGGAGAATACcgtcaaaatattaaatagttgtTTATTCATATTCATGAGTCCAAATACAAAACTCATTaattttctgaaaaaccaaaaacacatgcaataaaataaaagatggtCTAGTccatattataattaaattccttaaaaactaaaaataaaaaataaaacactgaTCAATGGCAACTATTAATCTTTAGAACTGAATGCAAAGCCTTGAATAAAAAGATTGTTCAAGGAGACATTGGAGGTGGAGGGGGACAGGCAGTTGCATCTTCCATTGTGAAATCAATCACAACTGGTCTGATGATGTTATTCCTCAAAGGTTTTTCCAACTTCCTCTTAAATATGCGATATGCACCAACAGCTGATATCTGCATTAAAATTTGAGTTCAAAATTCAGTGACCATTTACTCATAACTATATAAATAACACAAAAAGGTTCCAACTTTGCACAAAATAAGCTGAAAATTAAAAACAGAACAAATTGGTTACCTTAGTTGGTTGAATTACTGTGGTGAGACGAAACTCATGCATCATCCATCTTGTCATGATGTGTTGGTTACCCTGTTTTTTCCACCAGAAAACAAGGGTGTTCTTCTTACCAACAAAGAATTGACTAGGGAGATCAAGTTCCATGTTTTTTTCAATGGTTCTCCATTCACCATTTCCAGCAGGTCTTATATCCATGTTGTCAAATTCACGTTGCCTTATGTCAAAGAAATAGTACCTCCTGTCCTTGAAAGCATTCAAATCTGcaacacacaaaaattaaaacacatatataaaagAGTGTAATGTTGATTCTCAAACTGaacaaaataattcataaaagaTTAAAGGGGTTGAAGAACACTAGGAAATTTTCAATTGGGTCATggaaaaatttgatttttttttaaacaagacACAatgttaattgaaaaaaattaaagggctaaaacaactttttttttaaaaaaaaaaattaatgtttattaaattgtaatttaacaAACCTCCTGGCAGCAACCATGGCTCAGTCTGAAACACATCAAAGTCAAGAATGGCATGATATGGAAGAGTTAAATTATAGACCTTTTTCTTGAGGTAAAAACACACAAGAACATCATCAGTTGGATCAAACCTGTATCCAACAGGTAACCTACGACAATCTGGTTGGTCGAACTCAGCTAAGAAGTCCAAAGCCATCAATGTCAACCAAAAGACTTAACtctatgttaaaaaaatgttcTTTGTGATGAATCTGATGAGCCAAGGCATCTTCTTAGGACTTCAATTTATAGGTAGAAGACATGCAGTGTCTTCAATGTATTGAACGTGAGAGAGAGAAACAGGGAGAAgatttagagagagagagagaatttAAGACACAAAGACAAAAATAAGGAAAGAATgtagtttttttctttatttttatttttttcctttccaaATATTCAACTACGGtgcatcatatatatatatataatgtatgtAGCCCAATGGTTGTATTTCATGGTGAAGTAGGGAAGAAGCAACCTATCaatttagtatatataaaatttcaagaCATGTCAATTAAGCTCATACAATtattaatattctaaaatagttttttaatttaaaaatgtttgtatataaaaataaaaaaaacttgacATATCTAGTGTAACAAAATTCTGTAAAACAATTGATTTTTTCATCAAGTACCAAAATTGTCCTTCATTTCATgttcacattttttaaaatgaaatatttattctttatacaattaaataaagggtgatttaaataatgaaatttaacttttaaatgagattaataagattaaaatatcaataattaattatcttgataattaatttagtatAGGTGAAGcgttaatttctttaaattgattaatttaatctcaaatattttaagaCGGGCATTAATGTGATTTAGAATTATCAAATTCTATCGtaaatattataagttaattAACGTCTCATTTCGTCTTTACAATTGAGACATGACTTAATTATTATCGATTTCATGAATTGAGTTTAAAGAGAtacatttattttctcttatttttataaaattgatatcGATCAAATTATTGTATCAGTTATAAAGacaaagatgataattaacTTATACTTCtaaaaatcatcataaaaatttcaaatgacTTTAAAGCATTAGTCTATAGTACACTTTCGCTACgtgtttgttataaaaaatattatacattaaatcaatcaaaaaaatatgcattaaatcaatcaaaagttgttttgtattttatatttaaaggaATTATAAAAGTCAGACTCTTTTAATGATtagacaattataatttattgaaaatatataaacaaaataacataaaataaaatatacttttaaagttaatatattaatcttgattgataagaaaaaaattataatatttttattcatataaaatataaattaaaattgaaataatatagattaaatTATTGTCTCAGTCATAATGACGAATATAACCATTACTTTATGCTTCTAAAAAACTATCATTAATCATCGggaaaaaatcaaataatttttaaacattagTTAAGAAAATCTTACTTATTTCTTTTATGATAAATgctttatttctttatttttcttaaaacattGATGTcataaatcaatcaaaacttattttatattttatttttaaagtaattataaaaGTCAAAACACTTTTGATGGATAAGATAAATGACATGATAGAAATAAGATATcgtattttttctataaatcaGTATTTGATGaaccaaaataatataataatttaatccaAAATACTATCATATGATAAGAGTTAAAGATCAATATGATAGAATAATAACAGTAATTTATTAtgttacttttataaaatatcaaaattaaaatataatagaatataaatattaaaaaaatagaaattgatattaaatttaaaaataaaacgttaataattaatttaaaatatatgtatgaTTTTATCCTAGGGGttgttttatcattttatataatttaataaattattattcaaaactataaaagtataaaaatcaattgaatataatttttttttaaagagtggTATTTTcatttacataatatatatagattatcTAACAAATAAAGTAGAATCATTTGAttacaaatgttttttttttaatatttaaaattgtttatttattagtgttaattgatatttttaaatataaaattatttcactatttatttaaaagtattataaGTTGATTTGAAAAAAAGTACTATGTAATTATTTcataataatcattttattatttaaatataatatatattatatcacttTATAATGAGATGTGTATCAAAtatatgataatataaaatatatttttatttttattatcatttgcACATAAACACAAGTGAGAACAATATTTATCttatcattattatatctaattttattttatattatatctctATTTTATATTGTGCATGAAATAGATCCTATAGCcttttttatttgaatgaaGAATGCAACTCACTTGACTCTTAGCAAGTATTACTCCCTCTATTTCATAATACACGAgtcatttaatcattttatatatattaaaaaatttaaaattaaaaaaataatactatttttaacaaattatccttataaaattgcattaacaaaatcataaatgcacaataaaaaatatttaaaagtacattaaaaaataaatcattttaaaatatttttttttgtaaataagtTATTCGGTGTGAAAACCGAGAGAAATGAACTCTAAGGTATAAGTTCAAAACTAGAAAATTAATGTAGGTTGATTTCCTATTTCTTTCGTCCCATAATTATTgaaccattttaattttattattttatacattctatttttattatattatatttgttaactATTgatatactataaaaaaaatatataaataaaagagatataaattattcttattaattattagtatattattaatgtcgtaaatatattaaaaaaatatattatattaaaaatataataaatattattaattaaaaaatataataaataaaatatcttatGAGAGGGAGAAGTAACGTACTAATAacttctattatattatatatttctcTTTTACAAACTTTCTCTTTcatcatttattatttcatcAATCTCACGTCAAAGTGTCAAActagatttttatatttaaatacactttttttatataaaaaaaataaccaaaataacCCAGAAAAACGATATcaaaattattctatttttctgTTACACGTGTATGAGGGTTTTTGGGATGTGGGATGTCCACCAGCTgaataattatttgttgttaAGCAATAGGAGGTTGCATCAAGTGGGATGTGACCATATACttagtctaattttttttattttttttaataattaaataattattaatttaataaataaaaaataataaaatttattttaaaaaataaatttatattaataaaatcaaataaaatacgctaaagaaaaaatacatgtGATTGACTAAATGTGCCAACACAAATAATATGTCTATATTATTTTACACATAgcaacacaattttattttgttaataactccctcttattttttatcatatttaataaataaaaaattattaatttaattaataaaagtaaaaaaattattaatttaattaataaaaaaatttaaaaaataaaataaaacaaaatacatttaataaaaaaaaatatcaatacgaTTGAGTAAatgtacaaaattaaataaaatgtctCTAATATTTTACggataatataaaatagtaacacaattatattttcttaata from Cicer arietinum cultivar CDC Frontier isolate Library 1 chromosome 3, Cicar.CDCFrontier_v2.0, whole genome shotgun sequence encodes:
- the NAC23 gene encoding NAC domain-containing protein 83 encodes the protein MALDFLAEFDQPDCRRLPVGYRFDPTDDVLVCFYLKKKVYNLTLPYHAILDFDVFQTEPWLLPGDLNAFKDRRYYFFDIRQREFDNMDIRPAGNGEWRTIEKNMELDLPSQFFVGKKNTLVFWWKKQGNQHIMTRWMMHEFRLTTVIQPTKISAVGAYRIFKRKLEKPLRNNIIRPVVIDFTMEDATACPPPPPMSP